From a region of the Impatiens glandulifera chromosome 4, dImpGla2.1, whole genome shotgun sequence genome:
- the LOC124934450 gene encoding kinesin-like protein KIN-13A, whose amino-acid sequence MGGHTQQNNAAAAATAMYDYPGAGPANDAGDAVMARWLQSAGLQHLASPVASNVIDQRLLPPNHYMQPEDKQRISKLTRNLNFNGEPAPEQYIPTAQTASMMFGSEGIYPPDFRGDFGAGLLDLHSVDDSELLYEHVMSEPFEESSSYMPAGKQAFEDEFNMTNRRQTNDKEINTRENNVAKIKVVVRKRPLNKKETAKKEEDIVTVIDGSYLTVHEPKLKVDLTAYVEKHEFCFDAVLNEYVTNDEVYRMTVEPIIPTIFQRTKATCFAYGQTGSGKTFTMQPLPLRAAEDIVRLLHHPTYCNQKLKLWLSFFEIYGGKLFDLLSERKKLCMREDGRQQVCIVGLQEFEVSDVQIVKEYIERGNAARSTGTTGANEESSRSHAILQLVIKKHIEPKDPRRNIEVNDFKNGKVVGKISFIDLAGSERGADTTDNDRQTRIEGAEINKSLLALKECIRALDNDQIHIPFRGSKLTEVLRDSFVGNSRTVMISCISPNAGSCEHTINTLRYADRVKSLSKSGNPKKEQAATSFLPTTSKDPADDIEEQYKEVKMVGMKKKVAEVDNQIQNPIDVISSAMERVRVDTQEKLMSPRRKAPSRVDEKLERQTNLAKDEGGGDLSNYKQQKMSNLHINNNGGGSSQQRESEIPDGNINEILEEEDALIAAHRKEIEDTMGIVREEMKLLGEVEKPGSQIDNYVSQLSFVLSRKAAGLVSLQARLARFQHRLKEKEILSRKKVSR is encoded by the exons ATGGGTGGTCATACGCAGCAGAACAACGCTGCGGCGGCGGCAACTGCTATGTATGATTATCCAGGCGCTGGTCCAGCTAACGATGCTGGAGATGCTGTCATGGCTAGATGGCTTCAGTCCGCTGGATTGCAACATCTGGCTTCACCTGTGGCCTCAAATGTGATCGACCAGCGTCTGTTACCTCCCAATCATTATATGCAG CCTGAAGATAAGCAAAGGATTTCCAAGTTGACTAGGAACCTCAATTTTAACGGAGAACCTGCCCCAGAGCAGTATATACCAACTGCTCAAACTGCTTCCATGATGTTTGGATCAGAAGGCATATATCCTCCAGACTTCCGTGGTGATTTTGGGGCTGGATTGTTGGATCTTCATTCAGTGGATGACTCAGAACTTCTATATGAG CATGTTATGTCAGAGCCCTTTGAGGAATCATCTTCTTATATGCCTGCCGGTAAACAAGCATTTGAAGATGAATTCAATATGACCAATCGAAGGCAGACCAATGATAAGGAGATAAATACGAGGGAAAATAACGTGGCTAAAATAAAAGTTGTG GTGCGTAAAAGGCCATTGAACAAGAAGGAAACTGCTAAGAAGGAGGAGGATATTGTCACTGTCATCGATGGTTCTTATTTAACTGTCCATGAACCAAAGCTAAAG GTTGACTTAACTGCTTACGTGGAGAAGCATGAGTTCTGCTTTGACGCTGTCTTAAACGAGTATGTAACAAATGATGAg GTTTATCGTATGACTGTAGAGCCTATTATCCCTACAATCTTCCAACGAACAAAGGCAACATGTTTTGCATATGGCCAGACTG gAAGTGGCAAGACATTTACAATGCAGCCGTTGCCTCTTAGAGCTGCTGAAGATATTGTCAGATTATTGCACCATCCAACTTATTGCAATCAGAAATTAAAGTTGTGGCTtagtttttttgaaatatatggTGGAAAACTCTTTGACCTTCTTAGTGAAAGAAA GAAGCTTTGCATGAGAGAAGACGGGCGTCAACAAGTTTGTATTGTTGggcttcaagagtttgaagtTTCAGATGTACAAATTGTTAAAGAGTATATTGAGCGGGGAAATGCTGCGAGAAGTACAGGCACCACAGGTGCTAATGAGGAGTCATCGAGATCACATGCAATTCTTCAACTGGTTATCAAGAAGCACATTGAACCAAAAGATCCCAGGCGAAATATTGAAGTCAATGATTTTAAGAACGGAAAAGTTGTAGGCAAGATTTCTTTTATTGATCTTGCTGGTAGTGAAAGAGGAGCCGACACTACTGATAATGACCGACAAACAAG GATCGAAGGAGCTGAAATTAATAAGAGCCTTTTGGCACTGAAGGAGTGTATCCGTGCTCTTGACAATGACCAGATTCATATTCCATTTAGAGGGAGCAAGCTTACCGAGGTTCTTCGCGACTCCTTTGTTGGAAACTCAAGAACTGTCATGATCTCTTGCATTTCTCCAAATGCAGGTTCATGTGAGCATACTATCAACACATTAAGATATGCGGACAG GGTAAAAAGCCTTTCTAAGTCTGGTAATCCAAAAAAAGAACAAGCAGCTACAAGCTTTTTGCCAACTACAAGCAAGGATCCTGCTGATGATATTGAAGAACAATATAAAGAAGTTAAAATGGTTGGAATGAAAAAAAAGGTTGCAGAAGTGGATAATCAAATTCAGAATCCTATTGATGTGATTTCTAGTGCTATGGAAAGGGTGAGGGTTGACACGCAAGAAAAATTGATGTCACCGAGAAGAAAAGCTCCTTCAAGGGTGGATGAAAAGCTCGAAAGACAAACGAATTTGGCGAAGGATGAAGGTGGAGGTGATTTATCAAATTACAAGCAGCAAAAGATGAGCAATCTCCACATCAACAATAATGGTGGAGGCTCAAGCCAGCAGCGTGAATCTGAAATACCAGATGGAAATATCAATGAAATACTAGAG GAAGAAGATGCCCTGATTGCTGCTCATAGAAAAGAGATTGAAGATACAATGGGGATTGTTCGTGAA GAAATGAAATTATTGGGTGAAGTAGAGAAACCAGGAAGCCAGATTGATAACTATGTTAGTCAATTGAGCTTTGTTTTGTCTCGAAAAGCAGCAGGTTTGGTAAGCCTTCAAGCTCGCCTTGCCAGGTTTCAGCACAGgcttaaagaaaaagaaatccTGAGCAGAAAGAAAGTTTCACGATGA
- the LOC124933782 gene encoding putative pectinesterase/pectinesterase inhibitor 28 — translation MHAAVQANHFFAKGITFENTAGASKHQAAAARVSSDMAIFYQCSFDGYQNTLFAHAHRQFYRDCTISGTLDFIFGDASALFQNCTMIVKKPLEDQPCTVTAQGREERRENTGIVLQNCTIVPSKELKATVEPVKVFLGRPWKVFSRTIVMNSNIDGFIAPEGWSPWAGTFGLDTSFYAEIGNTGAGASLNKRVTWGGIKKINIQEADEFSARRFINGDIWVKPSGVPYDSSILKT, via the coding sequence ATGCATGCAGCCGTCCAAGCAAACCACTTCTTCGCAAAGGGAATCACATTCGAGAACACAGCCGGTGCCTCAAAGCACCAAGCAGCGGCAGCCCGAGTTTCCTCTGACATGGCCATATTCTACCAATGCAGCTTCGACGGTTATCAAAACACCCTCTTCGCACACGCCCATCGCCAATTCTACCGCGACTGCACCATATCCGGAACACTAGACTTCATCTTTGGCGACGCTAGCGCCCTTTTCCAAAACTGCACCATGATTGTAAAAAAGCCTCTTGAAGACCAGCCCTGCACGGTCACAGCCCAGGGCCGAGAAGAGCGAAGAGAGAACACGGGCATTGTTCTCCAAAACTGCACCATTGTCCCATCGAAAGAGCTGAAGGCGACGGTTGAGCCTGTTAAGGTCTTTCTCGGTAGGCCATGGAAGGTTTTCTCGAGGACTATTGTTATGAATTCGAACATCGACGGTTTCATCGCGCCCGAAGGGTGGTCTCCATGGGCTGGAACCTTCGGGCTTGACACTAGCTTTTATGCTGAGATTGGGAATACTGGTGCAGGTGCTAGCCTAAACAAGAGGGTTACATGGGGAGGAATTAAGAAGATTAATATTCAAGAAGCTGATGAATTTTCTGCAAGAAGATTTATTAATGGTGATATTTGGGTTAAGCCTAGTGGAGTACCTTATGATTCAAGTATATTGAAgacataa
- the LOC124933784 gene encoding probable pectinesterase/pectinesterase inhibitor 21, giving the protein MNRLTIIGISSLLLVAMVIGVALTFTGHEETYSGGNSSGGGVEISETAKAVQAICQPTDFKDACTNTLASSAGDTTDPKDLIRISFDIVIQHVGVALNKMDILKDAEEDPLTHAAYVSCKELLEDSVDDLHQTVDSFDTFDLANLDGYLDDVKTWLSGALTFQGTCLDGFENTTGDAGENMKQLLKMSGELTRNGLAMVDEFSKTLAGFNLTGITGRRLLLSDDMNRRLVQATDVFDGTLKPDVVVAKDGSGDCTTIAEGLAKVPEKNNEPFVILVKAGVYEEYVEITKNMSYVMLLGEGPTKTRITGNKNIVDGIPTFKTSTFSKLLIIKLNHLNAQ; this is encoded by the coding sequence ATGAATAGGTTGACTATTATAGGTATTTCTTCTCTTTTGTTGGTTGCAATGGTCATTGGCGTGGCTCTAACCTTCACCGGACATGAGGAAACCTACTCGGGTGGAAACTCGTCCGGTGGTGGTGTTGAGATTTCTGAGACCGCCAAGGCGGTCCAGGCAATCTGTCAACCGACGGATTTCAAGGATGCGTGTACGAACACGCTGGCATCGTCCGCGGGAGACACAACCGATCCTAAAGATCTGATTAGGATTTCGTTCGATATTGTAATCCAACACGTGGGTGTCGCGTTGAATAAGATGGATATCCTTAAAGATGCCGAAGAGGATCCTCTTACCCATGCAGCTTACGTGAGCTGCAAGGAACTTCTAGAAGATTCCGTGGACGATCTCCATCAAACTGTGGATAGTTTCGACACTTTCGACCTCGCGAACCTTGACGGTTACCTAGACGACGTCAAGACGTGGCTAAGTGGGGCCCTCACCTTTCAAGGGACGTGTCTCGACGGGTTCGAGAACACGACGGGGGATGCCGGGGAGAATATGAAGCAACTTCTTAAAATGTCGGGTGAGTTGACTAGGAATGGACTTGCAATGGTCGATGAGTTCTCGAAGACCTTGGCCGGATTCAACCTCACGGGGATCACCGGTCGGAGACTTCTATTGTCGGACGATATGAATAGGAGATTGGTTCAAGCAACCGACGTGTTTGATGGGACACTCAAACCCGATGTAGTGGTTGCAAAGGATGGTTCCGGAGATTGTACAACGATTGCCGAAGGATTGGCGAAGGTGCCGGAGAAGAACAATGAGCCGTTTGTTATTCTTGTGAAGGCCGGCGTTTACGAGGAGTATGTTGAGATCACCAAAAATATGAGCTATGTTATGTTGTTGGGAGAGGGTCCAACCAAGACGAGGATAACGGGAAACAAGAACATTGTCGATGGAATTCCAACTTTCAAGACGTCAACTTTTAGTAAGTTATTAATTATCAAACTCAACCATTTAAATGCACAATAA